The genomic DNA ATGCGCCTCGCGTGGCGCGTGAGCCGCCAGCCGTGGCATGTCAGCAGCAGGGATCGTCCTGACATGGTTCGCGATATGCGCGGGAAAACGGTCCGCGCTGCTGTCCACCCAGATGATTCTGGACTCATTCGGTGGGCAGGCCCGGACAACTGCGCGCCCCACATGGCCAGCGCCCCATATCCACAGGGCACGCAGGGGCGCATGGTGTGAATGAATGACCTGCGGGTGAGGGTCGTCAGTGTCAATTCGGCGCTCTTCGCGCGTGAAGTTCAATGTCACCACCCCACCGCAACACTGCCCAAGCCCGGGTCCAAGCGGGATGGTCTGCGCCCGGTCAGTCGCTCCTTCAATCATAATGCGTCGGGCTGTTGCAATTGCCAGAAACTCTAACGCGCCGCCACCGATCGTCCCTTCGATGCTTGATGCTGTCACCTTCATGGCGGTTCCGACGTTACGCGGAGCCGACCCGCGCGTTGCCGTGATTTCTACGTAGATCGCGCTCATCCACGCACCCTCTGGATGGCTGCGAGCAACCGTTCGGGTGTTGCCGGGCTGTCGAGCGCAGGATAGCCCCGCCCGCAGGCTGCCACGGCATCCGACAATGCCAGAAACGCCGAGATGCCCAACATCAGCGGTGGTTCCCCCACTGCCTTGGAGCGATAAATCGTCTCTTCGCGGTTCTCACCCTCCCAGAGCGCCACGTTGAATACAACAGGACGATCCCCGCAGGCCGGTATCTTGTAGGTTGATGGTGCATGAGTGCGCAACCGACCCGCATCGTCCCAGACCAGTTCCTCGGTCGTCAGCCAACCTGCGCCCTGCACGTAGCCGCCTTCGATCTGGCCGATATCCAATGCGGGGTTCAGGCTGGCACCCGCGTCATGCACGATATCTGCACGCAGGATGCGGTTCTCTCCGGTCAGCGTGTCCAGCACTACTTCGGTCAGCGCGGCACCATAGGCAAAGTAGAAGAACGGACGTCCCGTGCCCTTGATCCGGTCCCAAGCCAGCTTGGGTGTGGCGTAAAACCCGGTGGAGGACAGGCTGATGCGGTGCTCGTAGGTCAGTTGCGCGGCGGCAGCAAAACTGAGGCACTCAGTCCCCAAGCGTACCTCGCCACCTTCGAACCGCACGCTATCCTTTGCAGCCTGATAGTAGTCCGCCAAAAAACCGGCCATCCGTTCGCGGATCGTATCGCAGGCCGCCTTGACGGCCATGCCGTTCAAATCACTGCCCGATGATGCCGCGGTCGCCGAGGTGTTGGGCACTTTGCCGGTGTCGGTGGCGGTGATGCGCACGCTGGGCATGT from Roseovarius pelagicus includes the following:
- the xdhC gene encoding xanthine dehydrogenase accessory protein XdhC, with product MSAIYVEITATRGSAPRNVGTAMKVTASSIEGTIGGGALEFLAIATARRIMIEGATDRAQTIPLGPGLGQCCGGVVTLNFTREERRIDTDDPHPQVIHSHHAPLRALWIWGAGHVGRAVVRACPPNESRIIWVDSSADRFPAHIANHVRTIPAADMPRLAAHAPREAHHLIFTYSHEIDLALCAALLRHGFASCGVIGSATKWARFSKRLIEAGLDPTQITCPIGDKSLDKRPDTIARSTIAALLRERTPA